Proteins found in one Serinicoccus marinus DSM 15273 genomic segment:
- a CDS encoding GntR family transcriptional regulator, whose amino-acid sequence MARAELSSTDASSLSKSQRAYHWIKERIASQDFTPGYRLVLGSLAGELDMSVVPVREAIRQLEAEGLVTFERNVGARVSMVDDSQYRHSMQALSILEGTATALAARRLTDDDLRAARSLNELMIEMLDHFEPRAFTRLNQEFHSTLYGRCPNPRLLDLVEAEWARLGHLRDSTFSFVPGRAQESVHEHEGILRLIEHGAPLGEIEKAARRHRSATLDAYLIHEHPDETLGLPAF is encoded by the coding sequence GTGGCGCGAGCAGAGCTGAGCAGCACGGACGCCTCGTCCCTCAGCAAGTCCCAGCGGGCCTACCACTGGATCAAGGAGCGCATCGCCAGCCAGGACTTCACCCCCGGCTACCGGCTCGTGCTCGGCTCCCTCGCCGGGGAGCTCGACATGAGCGTGGTGCCGGTCCGCGAGGCGATCCGCCAGCTCGAGGCGGAGGGGCTGGTGACCTTCGAGCGCAACGTCGGGGCCCGGGTGTCGATGGTCGACGACTCGCAGTACCGGCACAGTATGCAGGCGCTGTCGATCCTGGAGGGGACGGCGACCGCGCTCGCCGCACGTCGGCTGACGGACGACGACCTGCGCGCTGCCCGCAGCCTCAACGAGCTGATGATCGAGATGCTGGACCACTTCGAGCCACGCGCGTTCACCCGCCTCAACCAGGAGTTCCACTCCACCCTCTACGGTCGCTGCCCGAACCCGCGGCTGCTGGACCTGGTGGAGGCCGAGTGGGCCCGGCTGGGCCACCTGCGCGACTCGACCTTCAGCTTCGTGCCCGGACGCGCGCAGGAGTCGGTGCACGAGCACGAAGGCATCCTGCGGCTCATCGAGCACGGTGCACCTCTGGGCGAGATCGAGAAGGCGGCCCGGCGCCACCGCTCGGCGACCCTCGACGCCTACCTCATCCACGAGCACCCCGACGAGACGCTGGGTCTCCCGGCGTTCTGA